Below is a window of Ruegeria sp. THAF33 DNA.
TCGGGTGGGATGCGTCAGCGGGTCAACGTGGCGCGTGCCTTGTCGATGAACCCCGAGGTTTTGTTGTTGGATGAGCCTCTGTCGGCGCTCGACGCGCTCACCCGTGCCAATCTGGCGGATGAGATCGAACATATCTGGGAGGCCGACAAAAAGACCTGCGTTCTGATCACCAATGACGTGGACGAGGCGATCATTCTGGCCGACCGGATCATCGCCTTGAACCCCGATGGTACGTTGGGCCAGGAATTCCGCGTATCGATCCCGCGCCCTCGCGAACGCGGTGCAATGAACAACGACGAGACGTTCAAGCGCCTGCGTGCCGACGTCACCAAGTACCTGATGGATGTGGGGATCGAAGCCAAAGTCGAAGGCTCGCGCATCCTGCCCGATGTTACACCGATCCATGGAGTGCCAACGGCGGTGGCCGAGGCACAAAAGGGGATGATCGAGAGTCGTTTCCTCGACTTCTCACAGCTTCATAAAGTCTACCCGACGCCCAAGGGCCCTCTGACCGTTGTTGAGGATTTCGATCTGAAGATCGATAAGGGCGAGTTCATCTCGCTGATCGGCCATTCAGGTTGCGGAAAATCTACGGTTCTGACCATGGCTGCGGGGCTGAACGATATATCGAAGGGCGCGATCAAGCTGGATGGTCGTCATGTCGAGGGGGCTGATCCAGAACGCGCCGTAGTGTTCCAATCCCCCAACCTGTTCCCATGGCTAACTGCCAAGGAAAACGTCGCGATCGGGGTCGACAAAGTCTATCCCAAGGCCAGCATCGCCGAGCGTCAGGATGTCGTTGAATACTATCTGGAACGCGTCGGTCTGGCCGATGCGATGGACAAATCCGCGAGCGACCTGTCGAACGGCATGAAACAACGCGTCGGCATCGCACGCGCCTTTGCCCTATCGCCCAAGCTGCTGCTGTTGGATGAGCCCTTCGGGATGCTCGACAGTCTGACCCGCTGGGAATTGCAGGAAGTGTTGATGGAGGTCTGGTCCCGCACCAAGGTCACCGCAATCTGTGTGACCCATGACGTGGATGAGGCGATCCTGCTGGCCGATCGCGTGGTGATGATGACCAATGGCCCACAAGCGACCATAGGCAAGATCACCAAGGTCGACCTGCCGCGCCCGCGCACCCGCAAAGCGCTGTTGGAGCATCCGAACTACTACGCCTACCGGCAGGAGGTCCTCGATTTCCTCGAAGAATACGAACACGGCGCCAAGCCAAAAACGCCCGCCCCCAAGGCGATTGCAGCGGAGTGAAACCATGAAACAAAGACTTGTTGTCATCGGCGCAGGCATGGCCTCGGGCCGGGTGCTAGAACACCTGACCGACGCCGCGCCGGATGCGTTCGACATCACCCTGTTCAACGCCGAGCCCCGCGGGAACTACAACCGCATCATGCTGAGCCCGGTTCTGTCGGGTGAGAAGACTTATGAAGAGATCGTCACACATGATGACGCCTGGTACGCCGAGCGGGGGATTGCTTGCCGGTTCGGTGAGAAAGTTGCAAAGATCGACTGCGAGATGAAAGTTGTCGAGGGCGAGCACGGACACCGTCCCTACGACAAGCTGGTGATCGCAACCGGGTCGAACCCGTTCATCATCCCCTTACCCGGTCACGATCTGGACGGCGTGATCGCTTATCGCGACCTGGAAGACACCCAGCAGATGATGGACATGGGCCCCGACAACAAGGTCGTCGTGATCGGTGGCGGCTTGCTGGGGCTTGAAGCTGCGGCGGGCATGGCTGCGCACGGCGTTGACGTCACCGTGGTGCATATCATGGGCCACCTGATGGAGCGTCAGTTGGATGAAGCCGCAGGCTACCTGCTGAAGAAGTCGCTGGAAGACAAAGGAATCAATATCTGCCTACAGGCGAACTCCAAGGAAATCCTTGGGCAAGATGGCAAGGTCCGCGCACTTTTGCTGGACGACGGGACCGAGCTGCCCTGTGATCTGCTGGTCATGGCCGTTGGCATCCGTCCCAATACAGCGCTGGCGCAGGAGGCCGGTCTAGCCACCGGGCGTGGTATTCATGTGGATGACCAAATGTTGACCTCGGATCCGGATATTTACGCTGTGGGTGAGTGCGTCGAGCATAACGGAGAGGTCTTTGGTCTTGTCGCGCCGCTCTACGATCAGGCGAAAGTGGCGGCGCATGCCTTGTTGGATAAAGAGGCCGCGTTTGAGCAAAAAACTCTTTCAACGAAGTTAAAAGTCACCGGCTGCGATCTGTTCAGCGCTGGCGATTTCGCAGATGGACCGGGGCGTGAGGATATCGTGTTCCGCGACCCATCGCGGGGCGTCTACAAGCGTCTTGTGATCGAACAGGACCGTCTGATCGGCGCTGTCATGTACGGTGACACGGCCGACAGCGGCTGGTTTTTCGGCCTGATCAAGGATGGCACCAGCATCGAAGACATGCGTGAGACGCTGATCTTCGGCCCGGCCTACCAGGGGGGCGACACCGCGGACCCTCTCTCAGCCGTTGCAGCATTGCCGCCTGAGGCGGAGATTTGCGGCTGCAACGGCATATGCAAAGGCGACATTGTCGAGGCGATCCATTCAGGGGCTGGCGATCTGGGCGCGGTTCGTGCAAGCACCAAGGCCAGTGCGTCCTGCGGAACATGTTCGGGTCTGGTCGAACAGGTCCTGCAGGTCACTTTGGGCGATGCGTTCCAGATGCCAGCGGCACAACCGATCTGTGGTTGCACCGACCTGACGCATGAAGATGTACGCCGACTGATCAAAGGGCAGGAACTGAAAAGCCAGGCCGCAGTCTGGCAGGAACTCGGCTGGAATACGCCCAACGGCTGTCATGTCTGCCGCCCGGCGATCAACTATTACCTTCTGGCGGATTGGCCACTGGACTATCAGGACGACCCACAAAGCCGCTTCGTTAACGAACGCAAACACGCGAATATTCAGAAAGACGGTACGTTCAGCGTCGTGCCGCGCATGTGGGGCGGGATCACCACCCCCGAAGAACTGCGTGCCATTGCCGACGCCGCCGACAAGTACGACGTGCCAACCGTAAAGGTCACCGGCGGCCAACGCATCGATCTGCTGGGCGTGAAGGGTGAAGACCTGCCTGCGATCTGGTCGGATCTGAACAGGGCCGGTCTGGTCTCGGGTCACGCCTATTCCAAGGGCCTGCGGACAGTCAAAACCTGCGTCGGAACCGATCATTGCCGGTTCGGCACGCAGGACAGCACCGGCCTCGGCATCAAGCTTGAGAAAATCCTGTGGGGGTCTTGGACTCCGCATAAGCTGAAGCTGGCCGTGTCGGGCTGTCCTCGCAACTGCGCTGAGGCGACTTGCAAGGATATCGGCGTTGTCTGCGTGGACTCAGGCTATCAGATCAGTATCGGAGGGGCCGCCGGTATGGACGTGAAAGAGACCGAATTGCTGTGTCAGGTCCAGACCGAGGGCGAAGCGATTGAGGTGGTGATGGCCGTCACGCAAGCCTATCGCGAAGGCGGCAAATATCTGGATCGATTGTATAAATGGCTGGGCAAGGTCGGCATGGACTGGGTCAAAGCTCAGGTCGTGGACGACCTTGAAAACCGCACCGCCTTGGTCGCCAGGTTCGAGCTGTCGCAAAGCATCTACCGTAAAGACCCGTGGGCCGAACACGTCAAAGAAAAAGCGCAGACCTACGCGCCGATTGCAGATTTCACACTGGAGGCAGCGGAATGAGCTGGATCGACATCGGACATATCGACGAAGTTCCCTTACGCGGGGCGCGGTTGGTGAAAACCCATATCGGCTGCATCGCCGTATTCCGTACTGCTGAGGCTGAAGTGTACGCCGCAACCAACAGCTGCCCCCATAAGGGTGGCCCGTTGTCTGAAGGCATCGTCCACGGCCAGTCGGTCACCTGCCCCCTGCACAACTGGGTTTTCGACTTGAATACGGGCGAGGCTCAGGGCGCAGATGATGGTCACATCACCACCTACCCCGTACGTTTGGAAGATGGGCGCATCCTGCTTGACGACAGCGCCGTCACCCGGCGGAGTGCGGCCTGATGGACGGAACTGGCCTGCCAGAGGTCCGGTCAACCTGTGCCTATTGCGGCGTCGGCTGCGGTGTTCTTTTGCGCCCCGATGGTGCCGGTGGTCTGACAGTGCGAGGCGACCCGGACCACCCGGCGAATTACGGGCGTCTATGCTCGAAAGGGTTGGCTTTGGACGAAACCGTGGGTCTAGATCACCGGTTGTTGGCCCCACGCGCGTTCGGCCAGGACACCCGTTGGGATGATGCGCTGCAGTTGGTTGCCGATCGCTTTTCGGCCACGATCAGAGAGTTCGGACCGGACAGCGTAGCTTTTTACGTCTCGGGTCAATTGCTGACCGAAGATTACTATGTTGCCAACAAGTTGATGAAAGGCTTCATCGGCTCAGCCAATATCGACACCAATTCGCGGTTGTGTATGGCGTCAACTGTAGCCGGGCATAAACGCGCCTTCGGAACCGATACAGTGCCCGGAACTTATGAAGATCTGGATCACGCTGACTTAGTTGTGCTGGTTGGTTCAAACCTTGCCTGGTGTCATCCCGTTCTCTATCAGCGGGTCATGGCGGCGCGTCAGGCGCGTGGCACGAAGATCGTGGTCATTGACCCACGCCGCACAGCGAGTTGTGATCAGGCGGACCTTCATCTGGCGCTTCAGCCAGGCAGCGATGTAGCGCTTTTCAACCGATTGCTTTGCAGAATTCACCACACCGGCCATGTATCCGTCGAATTCCTGGAACGAAGCAATGGGATCTCTGAAGCCCTCGAACTGGCGCAGCTTGACGATCCTGACGAGACGGGGCTCAGCCCATCTGAGATTGACGCGTTTTGCGATTTGTGGATCGGGACTGAGCGGGTCGTTACGGTCTTTAGTCAGGGTGTAAACCAGTCTTCCAGCGGTACCGACAAGGTCAATGCGATCTTGAATTGCCATCTGGCCACCGGTCGAATTGGTCGCGAAGGGATGGGGCCGTTCTCGGTCACAGGTCAGCCTAACGCCATGGGCGGTCGAGAGGTGGGTGGTCTGGCCAATACGCTCGCTTGCCATCTGGACATTGAAAATGAGGACCATCGTCAGGCGGTGAAACACTTTTGGAATTCGCCCAACATCCCTCGGAGGCAAGGATTAAAAGCTGTCGATCTGTTCCGATCCATTGAGGATGGTCAGATCAAGGCGCTCTGGATCATCCACACAAACCCTGCGGCTACCATGCCGGACGCGGACAGAGTGAGCGCAGCTATTGAAAACTGCCCATTTACAGTTGTCAGCGACCTGACCGCGCGGACAGATACCGCGCGTATCGCAGACGTGCTGCTGCCAGCGGCGGGATGGGCAGAAAAATCGGGGACTGTAACCAATTCAGATCGCACGATAAGCAGACAACGTGCCGTTTTGAGGCCTCCGGGGCAAGCCCGCTCGGACTGGGATATCTTGGCCGAGGTCGGCCGTAGGATGGGTTGGGAAGAGGCATTTAACTACGATTCTCCGGCGCAG
It encodes the following:
- a CDS encoding ABC transporter ATP-binding protein; its protein translation is MSILSFKNATKSFGEGAARTDVLKGIDLDVQKGEFLVILGFSGTGKTTLINLMAGLDTPTGGEVTFKGTPIKGPGPERGVVFQNYSLMPWLTVSGNVGLAVDTVFPGLGKTEKAEKVAHYVQMVGLSHAATRRPAELSGGMRQRVNVARALSMNPEVLLLDEPLSALDALTRANLADEIEHIWEADKKTCVLITNDVDEAIILADRIIALNPDGTLGQEFRVSIPRPRERGAMNNDETFKRLRADVTKYLMDVGIEAKVEGSRILPDVTPIHGVPTAVAEAQKGMIESRFLDFSQLHKVYPTPKGPLTVVEDFDLKIDKGEFISLIGHSGCGKSTVLTMAAGLNDISKGAIKLDGRHVEGADPERAVVFQSPNLFPWLTAKENVAIGVDKVYPKASIAERQDVVEYYLERVGLADAMDKSASDLSNGMKQRVGIARAFALSPKLLLLDEPFGMLDSLTRWELQEVLMEVWSRTKVTAICVTHDVDEAILLADRVVMMTNGPQATIGKITKVDLPRPRTRKALLEHPNYYAYRQEVLDFLEEYEHGAKPKTPAPKAIAAE
- the nirB gene encoding nitrite reductase large subunit NirB is translated as MKQRLVVIGAGMASGRVLEHLTDAAPDAFDITLFNAEPRGNYNRIMLSPVLSGEKTYEEIVTHDDAWYAERGIACRFGEKVAKIDCEMKVVEGEHGHRPYDKLVIATGSNPFIIPLPGHDLDGVIAYRDLEDTQQMMDMGPDNKVVVIGGGLLGLEAAAGMAAHGVDVTVVHIMGHLMERQLDEAAGYLLKKSLEDKGINICLQANSKEILGQDGKVRALLLDDGTELPCDLLVMAVGIRPNTALAQEAGLATGRGIHVDDQMLTSDPDIYAVGECVEHNGEVFGLVAPLYDQAKVAAHALLDKEAAFEQKTLSTKLKVTGCDLFSAGDFADGPGREDIVFRDPSRGVYKRLVIEQDRLIGAVMYGDTADSGWFFGLIKDGTSIEDMRETLIFGPAYQGGDTADPLSAVAALPPEAEICGCNGICKGDIVEAIHSGAGDLGAVRASTKASASCGTCSGLVEQVLQVTLGDAFQMPAAQPICGCTDLTHEDVRRLIKGQELKSQAAVWQELGWNTPNGCHVCRPAINYYLLADWPLDYQDDPQSRFVNERKHANIQKDGTFSVVPRMWGGITTPEELRAIADAADKYDVPTVKVTGGQRIDLLGVKGEDLPAIWSDLNRAGLVSGHAYSKGLRTVKTCVGTDHCRFGTQDSTGLGIKLEKILWGSWTPHKLKLAVSGCPRNCAEATCKDIGVVCVDSGYQISIGGAAGMDVKETELLCQVQTEGEAIEVVMAVTQAYREGGKYLDRLYKWLGKVGMDWVKAQVVDDLENRTALVARFELSQSIYRKDPWAEHVKEKAQTYAPIADFTLEAAE
- the nirD gene encoding nitrite reductase small subunit NirD — protein: MSWIDIGHIDEVPLRGARLVKTHIGCIAVFRTAEAEVYAATNSCPHKGGPLSEGIVHGQSVTCPLHNWVFDLNTGEAQGADDGHITTYPVRLEDGRILLDDSAVTRRSAA
- a CDS encoding nitrate reductase, which encodes MDGTGLPEVRSTCAYCGVGCGVLLRPDGAGGLTVRGDPDHPANYGRLCSKGLALDETVGLDHRLLAPRAFGQDTRWDDALQLVADRFSATIREFGPDSVAFYVSGQLLTEDYYVANKLMKGFIGSANIDTNSRLCMASTVAGHKRAFGTDTVPGTYEDLDHADLVVLVGSNLAWCHPVLYQRVMAARQARGTKIVVIDPRRTASCDQADLHLALQPGSDVALFNRLLCRIHHTGHVSVEFLERSNGISEALELAQLDDPDETGLSPSEIDAFCDLWIGTERVVTVFSQGVNQSSSGTDKVNAILNCHLATGRIGREGMGPFSVTGQPNAMGGREVGGLANTLACHLDIENEDHRQAVKHFWNSPNIPRRQGLKAVDLFRSIEDGQIKALWIIHTNPAATMPDADRVSAAIENCPFTVVSDLTARTDTARIADVLLPAAGWAEKSGTVTNSDRTISRQRAVLRPPGQARSDWDILAEVGRRMGWEEAFNYDSPAQIFREYASMTSLAASFGKDFNITELSDIGDEDYDALSPTQWPTTLGATDKRFFGDGQFFHPDGKARIVPVSHKPPKVKTCAQFPFLLNTGRNRDQWHTMTRSGLSPRLSAHLSEPYVDMNPTDVDRLGLSAADLVQLDSSVGSGVFRLRISEAVAPGQAFAPIHWTGETAPSARVDALVPSVTDPISGQPESKATAVSVRRLNASWYGFAISVDAASPMAEYWARSKTDKGYRMELAGKQDIDDWEHKAREWFGLPDAMVTSIEDPKRGSHRIALSDGQRLLAALFVSRQPITLMRDYLASLPEVSLIQILSGRSSAASEDCGPIVCSCFGVGLKTIIGAIRDKRLINVDDIGDALQAGTNCGSCRPELAELVAEHSKLNRNTPKSFSQEQLG